The Ovis aries strain OAR_USU_Benz2616 breed Rambouillet chromosome 2, ARS-UI_Ramb_v3.0, whole genome shotgun sequence nucleotide sequence TATTACAAGAGtggaaaataaagtattttaattagTAAAAAGGTCAATGTCATAATGTAGTTATTCTAAAGAGTTTAAATCAGCGGAGTTGCATTTAGGTCATTCATTCCAGAAAAGGTGTATTGTAAACTGATGTTTAGAGTAGTGTCAAGAAAGTCACATCCTCAGTTATGTGCCATGTTCTGTGGGTAGCTTCCATTTTATTTTGGaactcttaagaaacctataatAATTCCTCAGTTTATTGCCAGCACTAGGTATCCAAATAAAACACGCTCATGAACAATTTCTTCCTGGTATAAATTAGTACATATTGGTCTCCCCCACAAACATGAGTGGTTTAGCACAAGCACAGAGACTATAGCATGCAATTATCACATTCCACAGAGACTGAAAGAAGCAGCAAATGTCAGTGGCTGCAGTATGTGTAATGAATAGAGGCGTAGTCAGACTGGAAGCAGATTGAGCTTAGGTGTGGAGTAGCTGGGTGAGTTGGCACATTActtaccctctctgggcctcagttgttTGCTCAGAACAAGCAATAACCGTCTCATGGAGATGTGGGAATTATTAAATGATAAGATATCAAATGCCTATCTTAGGGTAGGCATCCTGCACATGTTTATTTCCTTCATCCTTCTTTGCATGGACAAACTGATGCCAATGTTGCTCACAGTGATGTATCTACTGGAAGGTGAGGAGGGGAGACCGGATAGGGAAGAGGACTATTCCTGCTGCACACTGGTGGCAGAACTTTGTTCTATTGACCCCAGGACTGATGTTCTCAGGAGATCTGCCTCATAAGAATCTTAGCCTAGAGCTGAGCTTTTCGAAACAAATGCCAATATAGTACTTCTTGTGTGCCAAAGggttttaaaatgatgaaagtcaCCAGGTTTTAGCCATCTGGAACTTCTGACTCTCCCAGCATGAGAGGGTTAAATTTTTTCAGTGCTTCGAAGAGTTATATTTTATGAACTCTGTGATAATGCTagaacattttacttttaaactaaACTACTTCAGACAGTCATTTAGGGGAATTACAGAGCTATCAGGGATAACCAGAGTAGTAAAAATTCTATGAATTTCATCAACATActtgtctatttatttttaaaatatgttttatctcCTAGGAGTGGGCTTTGTTGGCAGCCCTCAACCAATTTCATGTTGGTGGAGAATGTGCTTAAAGGGGAATAAATGCACAGGTGTGTAACAAGACCCCAGAGCCTTCTTCTAAAAAGATAATGACACCCCTGCAAACAGCACTGATGCAGAATCATTTATGATAAGGGGAGGAAAGtcaagattcttttttaaaacagcttaGCTAAAGTTGTTCATTTTACCTTTGCTTTGACACACAGAACTGATGCCACAGGGGTATCCGGAACAAAGGGCTgggaagaggagttaaaaagaaGAATGACTAGACAGGATATTTTATCTTATTCacttaagctttttattttgtactggcatacagccaattaacaatgttgtgacaattTAAGGTGAACaacaaaaggactcagccatatctatctgtctatctgtatatacatatacatacatacatacatgtacaaaTACATATGCATGgatccgttctcccccaaacacccctcctatccaggctgctgcataccattgagcagagttccatgtgctatacagtaggtccctgttggtcacccattttaaatatagcagtgtgtacatgtccatctcaaactgctaactatcccttccttccatcctttcccTGGGGAACCACAAGTTCAttctttatatcatttctttttagattccatatataaggaatgttatatgatatttttctttttctggctgacttacttcactcagtggacagaatattttaaaaaggagctGGTACCTAGCAGAGGAAGGCTGAAGGTAGTGTCACCAAAACTCAAACACAGGCTGGGTCTGGGAGCCCCTCTAAAGCAAAGCTGTAGTGGAGCTATTGAAAAAGACCAGAGCTCTACATTCATAGAGTTGATctgcccctctccccacacccTGTTCACCAGGTTAAGCAAAGACAAGGGTCCCTGCCCTCTCATTCCTacccttcacattccagggtgccTTTCTTTTCAGCTGCTCAAGGACCGCAGCAGACAGGTTCCTTCTCTCCGCAGCATCTCAGTGTCCCTGCAGCATCAGTCAGCCACCTCCCTCTTTCTGAGCCACTTCCTccgcagtcaaaggcttcagccaGGAgccgtggcaaaaaaaaaaaaaaaaaaaaaaacccaagcaaacaaaaaacgCTGATGGACTTAAGATGTCTGAGGGTGACCTGAAACGGAGGGAAAGGAGCTGGCACAAAGGAAATGAACTCATGAATACCTAAGAGTATGGCAGAGGCAGACTCACACAGTGAGTGTGAAACAATGTGGTGTAAATGGGGGCAGattaaaaaaatccattctgtCACTTGTCATTCATATATGGTTAATTGGGAGCAGATAAAAATACGGCTTACTTAAGTTTTACCAACActctcctctctttcccctgAGAAGTCTTTCCCACTGTTGAGTCACTGATCAATGAGAAGACCAAAGATGCATGGGCCCAAAAAGGAATCATAATAAGTGCCTAATCACATCCGCCAGGGTCAGGCAAAATGCAGGACAGCCTCCGCTTGAAGATCCCAGGATGACTGGGTGTGGATGGACCGCTTGATAGATTTAAATTACTAATATTAATGTTTCTAAAGTTGCATTACTTGAGACCTTAAAGATTGTCTAGAAATCTCATACAAGTTCTCTGCTGCAGTCTTGACCAGAAAAGGGAAAGGTTTTTTAAAGTTACAAAGAATGTCATCTTGTCCTGTCCAGGGGAGAGGTTGCAGTTGCTCCAGCAGCATCTGTGGTACCATCTCCAAGTACTTCCTCCCTCTCAGCATCACAGCGAAAGCGATACCGGCTTCTGTTTGAAAACTTGCATGTTTCCCCTTcatttgcttctttaaaaaaatcagtaggTTGCACCACAAATGCTACTCTTATACAAAGAAAACACAGATTAAATGCCTGCTTAGAAAAAGCTTAGGTATCCTACGTATATCTCTGCAATCTGTCCCTGAAATCGGAGGACTCCCTAACAAAACGTGTGTGAAGATGCTCTGTAACCGCAAGACTTTCTCAATGTGCATTGCGGCGTGCACACTCTTTCAGGTACCTGGGTGTTCCCTAGAAGAAACCAATGGATTTCAGACTGTATCTATTGTGTATTTATCAGAGGGGGTCGGTGGCAGAACCACTCGGCTATTTTCCACCCTTCCTAGAACAAGGTGTCTCGGTCGGAGCTCTGCTCCCTGGAGACACGCTTCGCCCTCCCGGCGGCGGCAGTAGCTTCCCTCTGAAAATCAGCCACCTGCCTAGCTCCTTGAAATCATCAGGTTGCTTGCAACACAGGTCTAAAAAGAGGGAAAGGGGTTTACAATGTGACGGAGTTAGTGGTGTGGAGCAGGAATTTAGGGATGAAGAAGAAACAGGCAACGTGTGACGGTCGAAGTTCCCTCGCTGCAGAGCTGGCCGCTGCCTTTCCAAGTCGGTTTTCTCCCATTACTTTCAAACAGCTTCTCAGCTCCCCTCCACTTATACGCTTCAACACGCTCAAAGTATTCGAGGCTTCATTCcccagaaagaaatgagaaaatctaGGAACACCAAAAGGTTGCTATAAGCTGCGCAAAGGGTTTAGAAACACTAAAATCAACAGCGGCAGTGCCGCAGTTTcacgcgcgtgtgtgtgcgcgcgcgcgtgtgtagGAGGAGcgcatgaaataatttaaaaaaataatcagataaaagagataaagaaagttccagaaagagCTACAGAGAAATAGAAACCCTTCCTCCATATATGCCGCATACATGCAAACTTAATCATTTGTATCTCCAATGCCCTGGAGGCACCATAAATACCAGGGGCATGCTGAATCCTGGTGGGGAAGGGGCGACTTAGAGGGATAGTGCGTCTCCATGGTACTGGGTGGGGTATGGAAAACTAAGGTGTCAGTTGGGAACGATAACCTGCTATTGGAGGCACGATCGAATCCGAGTAATACAAGGGTCAAGGATTAAGTAGGATGGGTTGGGGGTAGGGAAAGGAAATGACTGAGGGGGTTCGGGgtcagagagaaaacagagggtCTCAGAGAAAAGTGCAAAGGACTACAGCCGCAGCATCCCCGCGGGCCGTGGCTCGCCCCCACCTTCCTTTTGCGCAGAATCCTTGCCTTGGCTGCAGCAGCGCGCTGCCCCCACTGGCCAGGCGCGCCGTGATCGATCGCAGCTGCGTCAGAGTCCTCTCTGAGTATAAATAGGGGTGGCAGGACCGAGCTGAGCCGCACACAGCCATccatcctcccttctccctctcttccccgTTCTTCTCTCTAGGCCCCCATCTCCGCCGCCGGCCAGGGGGGCACCGACCGGCACCATGAGTTCCTTCAGCTACGAGCCGTACTACTCGACTTCCTACAAACGGCGCTATGTGGAGACGCCCCGGGTGCACATCTCCAGCGTGCGCAGCGGCTACAGCACCGCGCGCTCCGCTTACTCCAGCTACTCCGCGCCCGTCTCCTCCTCACTATCCGTGCGGCGCAGCTACTCCTCCAGCTCCGGTTCCTTGATGCCCAGCCTCGAGAGCCTCGACCTGAGCCAGGTCGCCGCCATCAGCAACGATCTCAAGTCGATCCGCACCCAGGAGAAGGCGCAGCTGCAGGACCTCAACGACCGTTTCGCCAGCTTCATCGAGCGCGTGCACGAGCTGGAGCAGCAGAACAAGGTCCTGGAAGCCGAGCTGCTGGTGCTGCGCCAGAAGCACTCCGAGCCCTCCCGCTTCCGGGCGCTCTACGAGCAGGAGATCCGCGATCTGCGTCTGGCAGCGGAAGACGCCACCAACGAGAAGCAGGCACTCCAGGGTGAGCGCGAGGGGCTGGAGGAGACTCTGCGCAACCTGCAGGCGCGCTACGAAGAGGAGGTGCTGAGCCGTGAGGACGCCGAGGGCCGGCTGATGGAAGCGCGCAAAGGGGCCGACGAGGCGGCTCTCGCCCGCGCCGAGCTCGAAAAGCGCATAGACAGCCTGATGGACGAAATCGCCTTTCTGAAGAAAGTGCACGAAGAGGAGATCGCCGAGCTGCAGGCACAGATCCAGTATGCACAGATCTCCGTGGAGATGGACGTGTCCTCCAAGCCCGACCTCTCCGCCGCGCTCAAGGACATCCGCGCCCAGTATGAGAAGCTGGCAGCCAAGAACATGCAGAATGCAGAAGAATGGTTCAAGAGCCGCTTCACTGTGCTGACCGAGAGCGCCGCCAAGAACACCGATGCTGTGCGCGCCGCCAAGGACGAGGTGTCCGAGAGCCGCCGCCTGCTTAAGGCCAAGACCCTGGAGATCGAGGCATGCCGGGGCATGAACGAAGCGCTGGAGAAGCAATTGCAGGAGCTAGAGGACAAACAGAATGCCGACATTAGCGCTATGCAGGTAAGGCGCCAGGCGAAACGCAgagggggcggggaaggggcTGCAGAATCGAGTTAGgatgggtgggagtgggggtggtggCGGAGAGATGAGGGCTCGCCTAGAAAAAGGAGATCAGACATAAGGCATTAGCAAGCAGATATTAAGGGGATGGAACTTGACTTCTTGGAGGCAGTGTGGGAGGGGATGGGGCACTTGGaaggcggggcggggccgcgaCTGCGGTGTGCTAAGAGATGCTGTGTGCAGTTGAATCTCCGTTCCTCATTAAAGCTGCCCAGCCCTGCAGGATATTGAGTCCGGGTGGGaggagggactgaacctggacttTGCCTCTGATCTGCCTCTCAGCTGTCCTGCATTCAGCGCAAGTTGCTTTGCTGCAGAGATCGGATCATCTGATTAATAAATATAGGGACGAGCTCTCATTAGTTCTGAAGGATAACTGTGACCAGTTATCCTTTCTGACTAGTTTTACCAACTACTCTCTTCCCTTAGCAGTGAGCCAGGAATACAGTCAAAATTGCAGTGGGTGATGATGGTCAtagtaaaacatttctttttcttttaaggatcTCCATTTTCtctggagagaagaaaaaataagatagatacatagaaaatattttagagaaaataaatttatctacTTCATTCTCCTATAAATAAGTGGATTTCCTGTATACAATCTGGATAAAGTTGATAAAGCTAACTAGTGAGTgagagacaatttttaaaaatccatttagtTCTTTTCGGGCATTTTATGATGATCATTAGGTGTattaattaatgaaaacaaatgtttcttctatcagttttttttctatcttttttgttttttatctcgTGCTTTGCgaagctagatttttttttttttaaggcaagcaaagaaaggtttaaaaagaaaaaagacagctATTTTAGGGGAGATTTTATCTAGGATGTGCACTTTGATTTTAATTAAACCTAGGCCTTTGCAGCTATGCTGTAGTAAAATGATAGCAGTGGAGATTTACACTTAGATTTTTTTGTTCGGTTGTCTTCCAACAGGACACAAtcaacaaattggaaaatgaaTTGAGAACCACAAAGAGCGAGATGGCAAGATACCTCAAGGAATACCAAGACCTCCTTAATGTCAAGATGGCTTTGGACATTGAGATTGCAGCTTACAGGTAAAAATGGAAGTGCCAAGGTAG carries:
- the NEFL gene encoding neurofilament light polypeptide, encoding MSSFSYEPYYSTSYKRRYVETPRVHISSVRSGYSTARSAYSSYSAPVSSSLSVRRSYSSSSGSLMPSLESLDLSQVAAISNDLKSIRTQEKAQLQDLNDRFASFIERVHELEQQNKVLEAELLVLRQKHSEPSRFRALYEQEIRDLRLAAEDATNEKQALQGEREGLEETLRNLQARYEEEVLSREDAEGRLMEARKGADEAALARAELEKRIDSLMDEIAFLKKVHEEEIAELQAQIQYAQISVEMDVSSKPDLSAALKDIRAQYEKLAAKNMQNAEEWFKSRFTVLTESAAKNTDAVRAAKDEVSESRRLLKAKTLEIEACRGMNEALEKQLQELEDKQNADISAMQDTINKLENELRTTKSEMARYLKEYQDLLNVKMALDIEIAAYRKLLEGEETRLSFTSVGSLTTGYTQSSQVFGRSAYGGLQTSSYLMSARSFPSYYTSHVQEEQIEVEETIEAAKAEEAKDEPPSEGEAEEEEKEKEEAEAEAEAEAEAEEEEGAQEEEAAKEDAEEAKEEEEGGEGEEAEETKEAEEEEKKDEGAGEEQATKKKD